From a single Oxalobacter vibrioformis genomic region:
- the lptB gene encoding LPS export ABC transporter ATP-binding protein has translation MNVNRLVVQGLQKTYGKRTVVHDVSLEVKSGEVVGLLGPNGAGKTTSFYMIVGLVPSDAGTIDLDGEDISHLPIHRRAAMGLSYLPQEASVFRKLNVQDNIRAVLELQHKDGQPFSKYEIETRLDALLAELQIEKLRENSASSLSGGERRRVEIARALATDPQFILLDEPFAGIDPIAVIEIQRIVRFLKERGIGVLITDHNVRETLGICDHAYIINQGTVLAKGHPEEIIMDESVRRVYLGENFRL, from the coding sequence ATGAATGTGAACAGGCTGGTTGTTCAGGGACTGCAAAAAACATACGGCAAGCGTACGGTTGTCCATGATGTCTCGCTGGAAGTCAAAAGCGGGGAGGTAGTGGGATTGCTCGGCCCCAATGGTGCTGGCAAAACCACATCGTTTTATATGATTGTCGGCCTGGTACCCTCTGATGCCGGCACGATCGACCTGGATGGGGAAGATATCTCTCACCTTCCCATTCACCGCAGAGCCGCGATGGGCCTTTCCTACCTGCCGCAGGAAGCTTCCGTTTTCCGCAAGCTGAATGTTCAAGACAATATTCGCGCCGTGCTGGAACTCCAGCACAAGGATGGGCAACCGTTTTCAAAATATGAAATAGAAACCCGGCTTGATGCGTTACTGGCTGAGCTCCAGATTGAAAAGCTGCGGGAAAACTCCGCCTCTTCCCTTTCCGGTGGTGAAAGACGCCGTGTTGAAATCGCCCGTGCTTTGGCAACAGACCCACAGTTCATTCTGCTGGATGAACCCTTTGCCGGTATTGATCCGATTGCCGTCATTGAAATTCAGCGTATTGTGCGCTTTTTGAAAGAACGGGGAATCGGGGTGCTGATCACGGACCACAATGTGCGTGAAACGCTCGGCATCTGTGATCATGCCTACATCATCAATCAGGGCACCGTTTTAGCCAAGGGTCATCCGGAAGAAATCATCATGGATGAATCTGTCCGGCGGGTCTACCTGGGAGAAAACTTCCGGCTGTAA
- the rpoN gene encoding RNA polymerase factor sigma-54, translated as MKLKQQSRLTQQLALTPRLQRAIRLLQLSATSLNLEIEKALEDNPFLERVDNLLDSALHLTADDTLISNESAANRVTIDSEAPADGSLDFRSPSHTAQVPNNDDMASPMEAPSPSLREHLTTQIHMRLNEQRQLALAELIIDALDENGFLIETLDEMLEWLPEALNIQRSELETALRQVQDLEPPGIAARNSVECLAIQLKKLPGLPYVTRKRAITIVENHLPLLARRDFSRLKKLLDCDDEDLTDARKAIHSCDPHPAASFSAEKAHTLVPELLAFYQDGQWQIGLNPAALPKIRISSLYADIMKNAENRQTMNTQLQEANWFIRNLQQRYETILKTGQAIAERQQPFFSDGPISMRPLVLHEIADTLELHESTISRVTNQKYMHTPHGIVELKSFFGSHLTTESGNTVSSTAIRERIRQLIGAEDQKKPLSDNRIAQILGEQGLVIARRTVAKYRETLKIPSAHMRKSLSL; from the coding sequence ATGAAACTGAAACAGCAATCCCGCCTTACACAGCAACTTGCGCTCACTCCCCGTCTACAGCGCGCCATCCGGCTTTTACAGCTGTCAGCCACCAGCCTCAACCTGGAAATTGAAAAGGCGCTGGAAGATAATCCGTTTCTGGAACGCGTGGACAACCTGCTGGACAGTGCACTGCATCTCACCGCGGATGACACACTTATCAGCAACGAATCTGCCGCAAATCGGGTAACAATTGATAGCGAAGCGCCGGCTGATGGGTCTCTGGACTTCCGGAGCCCGTCCCATACCGCACAGGTTCCTAATAATGACGATATGGCTTCCCCGATGGAAGCCCCATCCCCTTCTCTGCGAGAGCATCTGACAACCCAGATACACATGCGTTTGAATGAGCAGCGTCAGTTGGCTCTGGCTGAGCTGATTATTGATGCGCTGGATGAAAACGGCTTCCTCATTGAGACGCTTGACGAGATGCTTGAGTGGCTACCTGAAGCGCTCAATATCCAGCGGTCCGAGCTGGAAACGGCCTTAAGGCAAGTGCAGGATCTCGAGCCTCCCGGCATTGCGGCAAGAAACAGCGTCGAATGCCTCGCTATCCAGTTGAAAAAACTGCCGGGACTGCCTTATGTCACGCGTAAAAGAGCCATTACGATTGTTGAAAATCATCTGCCTCTTTTGGCCCGACGGGATTTTTCCCGGCTGAAGAAGCTGCTGGATTGCGATGATGAAGATCTGACAGATGCCCGAAAAGCCATCCATTCCTGTGATCCGCATCCTGCAGCATCCTTTTCTGCTGAAAAAGCCCATACCCTGGTGCCGGAACTGCTGGCCTTTTATCAGGATGGCCAGTGGCAAATCGGACTGAATCCGGCAGCCCTGCCAAAGATCCGCATCAGCTCCCTGTATGCCGACATCATGAAAAATGCGGAAAACCGCCAAACCATGAATACACAGTTACAGGAAGCAAACTGGTTTATCCGCAACCTGCAGCAGCGTTATGAGACCATTCTCAAAACAGGACAGGCCATTGCGGAAAGACAGCAGCCGTTCTTTTCTGATGGCCCCATATCGATGAGGCCACTTGTATTGCACGAAATAGCTGATACACTAGAACTGCACGAGAGCACGATTTCCCGTGTGACAAACCAGAAATACATGCACACGCCGCATGGTATAGTTGAACTGAAGTCCTTTTTCGGAAGCCATCTGACAACGGAATCAGGCAACACCGTTTCATCAACAGCCATTCGGGAACGAATCCGGCAACTTATAGGAGCAGAAGACCAGAAAAAACCCTTATCAGACAACCGAATCGCACAGATACTGGGAGAACAGGGATTGGTGATTGCCCGTCGAACCGTCGCGAAATACCGCGAAACCCTGAAAATTCCTTCCGCTCATATGCGAAAGTCTCTGTCTCTGTAA
- the hpf gene encoding ribosome hibernation-promoting factor, HPF/YfiA family, which translates to MNLTISGHHLEVTPAIRSHVENKLNRMKRNFDNVIDISVLLAVDNNSDKDKRQRAEIKMNISGKTIHAESAAQDLYAAIDILMDKLDRQIVKHKTKSKEHGRESVKNLPSDLPS; encoded by the coding sequence ATGAATCTCACGATCAGTGGACATCATCTCGAAGTAACACCGGCCATCCGCAGTCATGTAGAAAACAAGCTGAACCGGATGAAACGGAATTTTGACAACGTGATCGACATCTCTGTCCTGTTGGCTGTGGACAATAATTCAGACAAGGACAAGAGACAACGGGCAGAGATCAAAATGAACATAAGTGGCAAGACGATACATGCAGAAAGTGCTGCACAGGATCTGTATGCTGCGATTGATATTCTGATGGATAAACTGGATCGGCAGATTGTGAAACACAAAACAAAATCAAAAGAACATGGACGTGAGTCCGTGAAAAATCTGCCAAGCGACTTGCCGTCCTGA
- a CDS encoding CYTH domain-containing protein, with protein sequence MGVEIERKFLLANDGWKNRVKGDTIRQGYLSADHDRVVRIRVMNQQAFVTIKSSTDGLFRNEWEYPIPLEDAQEMLENLCVRPLIEKVRYRIPHDGMIWEVDEFFGENAGLVIAEIELEAVDQTFDLPDWVGREVTEDPHYYNTNLMRNPYQAWSDKGK encoded by the coding sequence ATGGGAGTAGAGATTGAACGCAAGTTTTTGCTGGCGAATGACGGGTGGAAAAACAGGGTAAAGGGAGACACCATCCGGCAGGGATACCTGTCAGCGGATCATGATCGTGTGGTGCGTATCCGGGTCATGAACCAGCAAGCCTTTGTTACCATCAAAAGCAGTACAGACGGGTTATTCAGGAACGAATGGGAATATCCGATTCCGCTCGAAGATGCACAGGAGATGCTGGAGAACCTTTGTGTCAGGCCCCTTATTGAAAAGGTTCGTTACCGGATTCCTCATGACGGCATGATATGGGAAGTCGATGAATTTTTTGGGGAAAATGCCGGGCTTGTCATTGCGGAAATCGAGCTGGAGGCTGTGGATCAGACATTTGACCTGCCGGACTGGGTGGGGCGGGAAGTAACGGAAGACCCTCACTACTACAATACCAACCTGATGCGTAATCCGTATCAGGCATGGAGCGATAAGGGAAAATAA
- the mobF gene encoding MobF family relaxase: MMSISQKSAAGAEHYYLHMQERSGKIEEYYSREGAGEWHGAGAEKLGLSGEVAAEDFRQMVRGFDPKTGEAMTQNAGADNRRAGWDCTLSAPKSVSAAWAVASDSDREKIEAAHKNAVAAALDIVQEKAAYTRTGAGSVVHEKAEIIIASFDHFTSRAVEPQLHTHNFIFNASIRADGTVGAIESRYLYQWQKVAGTVYQSELARGLEKIGYTTSKDGDEFIKLSVVPESLCDAWSSRRAAIETELEKRGATSARAAEVAALGTREAKQKNHDAHELRQRWQAEAKEHNFTTENVQSGPEIVRPDVDPAGLADTGLKGATELDSLVTEKDLYLSAARQSLDSAGGKAQIEKVVAEMKSQAIEMVRDTSFQSRDGRTIDREEIKYTTREILEAERFVLNNSLVRMGEGKHVLPAETVRQAVAEYQQRKGFELTDDQLRSIEHIAHGRDGVGLIIGDAGTGKSTMSEVVKKAFESEGFTVLGAAPSNKAARGLQESSGIRSQTIDRLLIDIENNPQKIDSKTVILLDEAGMVGSLNAAALQKAADQAGAKLVYLGDNKQLPSVAAGGMFSRVAEQCGYERLDTNMRQREAEHKQAVTQMSRGEAAEAMKFYVEKGNVCVEATYRAAVEKCAESYLSDRAKVGANNTICLASTNKQVDDINSKIRENLKEQGELGREKEYQIGKDAQPLSLAVGDRIIFNEKHKESGALKADTATVRAHAENGQILIERDGRQQTVDPSSIEIKHGYASTTHKAQGATLERATVFSSAQTSREMAYVQASRAREETTFVFTSHTIREMEKQAQPTPELIEKAERAAARQGQELPESARESFYSAKQYLIDNGIADLRVRDANEMRLEAMRETLDAMAQSRQKETTHDFTPRDEFEKARLANEKTAETIEKKPTEKEVKEPAKTQEKTAAPQKETAAKDDFTYSK, encoded by the coding sequence ATGATGTCAATTTCTCAAAAATCGGCAGCCGGCGCGGAACATTACTACCTCCACATGCAAGAACGCAGCGGCAAAATCGAGGAATATTATTCGCGTGAAGGAGCCGGCGAATGGCATGGCGCAGGGGCGGAAAAACTCGGGTTGTCAGGAGAAGTTGCCGCCGAAGATTTCCGGCAAATGGTGCGCGGGTTCGATCCAAAAACTGGTGAAGCCATGACCCAAAATGCCGGCGCAGATAACCGTCGAGCCGGCTGGGATTGCACGCTGTCGGCGCCGAAAAGTGTGAGCGCTGCCTGGGCGGTTGCGAGCGACAGCGATAGGGAAAAAATCGAGGCCGCGCACAAAAATGCGGTGGCGGCTGCACTTGATATAGTTCAAGAAAAAGCCGCGTACACGCGGACCGGCGCCGGCAGTGTTGTCCACGAAAAAGCTGAGATCATCATTGCGAGTTTCGACCACTTCACCAGCCGCGCGGTTGAACCACAATTGCACACCCACAACTTTATTTTCAATGCCTCAATCCGCGCTGATGGCACGGTCGGTGCAATTGAGTCGCGCTACCTTTACCAATGGCAAAAAGTTGCAGGCACAGTCTACCAATCAGAACTAGCGCGCGGCCTCGAAAAAATTGGTTACACCACATCAAAGGATGGTGACGAATTCATCAAGTTAAGCGTTGTCCCTGAATCACTCTGCGACGCCTGGTCGAGCAGACGCGCCGCAATCGAAACCGAGCTTGAAAAACGCGGGGCAACGTCAGCCCGAGCGGCCGAAGTTGCCGCCCTGGGCACGCGGGAGGCAAAACAAAAAAACCATGACGCCCATGAGCTCCGTCAGCGGTGGCAAGCCGAGGCCAAGGAGCACAATTTCACCACCGAAAACGTGCAGTCAGGCCCTGAAATTGTTCGGCCTGATGTTGACCCTGCAGGCCTGGCCGACACGGGCCTGAAGGGCGCAACCGAGCTTGATAGTCTGGTGACTGAAAAAGATTTGTACTTGTCCGCCGCGAGGCAATCGCTCGACAGTGCCGGCGGCAAGGCGCAGATCGAAAAAGTCGTCGCAGAAATGAAAAGTCAGGCTATTGAAATGGTGCGCGACACCTCTTTCCAGAGCCGTGACGGTCGCACCATCGACCGCGAAGAAATCAAATACACCACCCGCGAAATTCTCGAAGCTGAGCGGTTTGTCTTGAACAATTCGCTCGTGCGGATGGGCGAGGGAAAGCATGTGCTGCCGGCTGAAACCGTTCGCCAGGCGGTTGCTGAATATCAGCAGCGGAAAGGGTTCGAACTGACGGACGATCAACTGCGATCAATCGAGCATATCGCGCACGGCAGGGATGGCGTCGGGCTGATCATCGGCGACGCCGGCACCGGGAAGTCAACGATGAGCGAGGTTGTAAAAAAAGCATTCGAGTCGGAAGGTTTTACTGTGCTCGGCGCAGCCCCAAGCAATAAAGCCGCCAGGGGGCTGCAAGAGAGCAGCGGCATCCGTTCTCAAACCATCGACAGGTTGCTTATCGACATTGAAAACAACCCGCAAAAAATCGATAGCAAAACCGTGATTTTGCTCGACGAGGCCGGGATGGTCGGCAGCCTGAACGCGGCCGCGCTGCAAAAGGCGGCGGACCAAGCAGGGGCGAAGCTGGTTTATCTCGGCGACAACAAACAGCTTCCGAGCGTTGCCGCCGGGGGGATGTTTTCGCGCGTCGCGGAGCAGTGCGGGTATGAACGACTGGACACGAACATGCGGCAAAGAGAGGCCGAACACAAGCAAGCCGTCACGCAAATGTCGAGAGGCGAAGCAGCAGAAGCCATGAAATTTTATGTGGAGAAAGGCAATGTTTGCGTCGAGGCAACGTACAGGGCGGCCGTTGAAAAATGCGCAGAGAGCTACCTCTCGGATCGTGCGAAGGTTGGTGCAAATAACACGATCTGCCTTGCTAGCACCAATAAGCAAGTTGATGACATTAACTCCAAAATCCGCGAGAACCTGAAAGAGCAGGGCGAACTGGGCAGGGAGAAAGAATATCAAATCGGGAAAGACGCCCAGCCGCTGTCCCTGGCGGTCGGTGATCGCATCATTTTCAATGAAAAGCATAAAGAGTCGGGCGCGCTGAAAGCCGATACGGCCACCGTCCGTGCCCACGCTGAAAACGGCCAGATTTTGATCGAGAGAGACGGCCGGCAGCAAACGGTTGACCCTTCAAGCATCGAAATCAAGCACGGGTATGCATCCACCACACATAAAGCACAGGGCGCAACGCTGGAAAGGGCGACGGTCTTTTCCTCGGCGCAAACCAGCCGCGAGATGGCGTATGTCCAGGCCAGCCGGGCGAGGGAGGAAACAACATTTGTTTTTACCAGCCACACGATCAGGGAGATGGAAAAACAGGCGCAGCCGACTCCTGAACTGATCGAAAAAGCAGAGCGGGCAGCGGCCAGACAGGGGCAGGAGTTGCCGGAATCTGCCCGCGAATCTTTCTATTCAGCAAAGCAATATTTGATCGACAACGGTATTGCTGACCTGCGCGTCAGGGATGCAAATGAAATGCGGCTGGAGGCCATGCGGGAGACCTTGGACGCCATGGCGCAGAGCCGACAAAAAGAAACCACCCACGATTTCACGCCGCGAGATGAATTCGAAAAGGCGAGACTTGCGAACGAGAAAACGGCTGAAACAATCGAGAAAAAACCAACAGAGAAGGAGGTCAAAGAACCAGCGAAAACCCAAGAAAAAACGGCTGCTCCACAAAAAGAGACAGCCGCAAAGGATGATTTTACTTACTCAAAATGA
- a CDS encoding type IV secretion system DNA-binding domain-containing protein — protein MKDETKQSLSEVKGAVFETLWLSNWGRNLITFPTVFALLAFTLIAALFGGQAGWGAGVGIYVLFFCFGLFGCLKDAFFSKKSGDVFRRGAQIEDPGKIARATAGKGRYSIGGVTIPASAEAQGFCYVGSPGSGKSTAIFRNMSQDREEVKAIVFDLGGESLSRFYRGGDRIMNPLDSRAAPISIFSDLTDEMVDPARLAQALVSADTNDKFWSDSARTCIADLAGALIESGKKTNRDLLGALTTMTKAEQVALVGGRPAATLLGGEEKMSASLRSIISQAGQVLRTLDGDVDQSGFSIRRWMEDDNDRSWLFFSVRNDQLPLLKGLYSYLLETAISCHLSMSSNLDRRIVYYLDEFSTLPPMPSLLQLAALGRKFGSVMQLGFQSMSQLRSCYGREDAQSLLSCLGTWTILRSNDSETAEQLSRMVGQQEILRTNISSAHGEKGSSENRSQQVTQTQILLPSQIQNFADLHGVLKIRGDFPLCAIQLRRVDFPAVTEPFIAKKKAAAFAAAD, from the coding sequence ATGAAAGATGAAACAAAACAATCTCTATCAGAGGTAAAAGGGGCGGTATTTGAAACGCTGTGGCTCTCGAATTGGGGCCGCAATCTAATCACATTCCCCACCGTTTTTGCACTGCTCGCGTTCACTTTAATTGCCGCACTTTTCGGCGGGCAAGCGGGCTGGGGGGCGGGCGTTGGAATTTACGTTTTATTCTTTTGCTTTGGCCTTTTCGGTTGTCTGAAAGACGCGTTCTTCAGCAAGAAAAGTGGTGACGTTTTCCGCCGTGGGGCGCAGATCGAGGACCCAGGAAAAATCGCTCGGGCCACGGCCGGGAAGGGGCGATACAGCATTGGCGGCGTCACTATTCCCGCGTCAGCCGAGGCGCAAGGTTTTTGTTATGTGGGGAGCCCTGGCAGCGGTAAATCGACTGCCATTTTTCGCAATATGTCGCAGGATCGGGAGGAGGTGAAAGCGATTGTTTTTGACCTCGGGGGGGAGTCGCTTTCCCGCTTTTATCGAGGAGGTGATCGAATAATGAACCCGCTCGATTCGCGGGCTGCGCCAATCTCGATTTTTTCCGATCTGACGGACGAAATGGTGGACCCCGCGAGGCTCGCACAGGCGCTCGTCTCGGCAGACACGAACGATAAATTTTGGAGCGATAGCGCGCGCACATGCATCGCCGACCTGGCTGGGGCATTGATCGAGAGCGGCAAGAAAACTAATCGTGATTTGCTCGGGGCGCTGACCACAATGACGAAGGCCGAACAAGTCGCTTTGGTAGGCGGCAGGCCGGCTGCGACACTCCTGGGCGGTGAGGAAAAAATGTCGGCTTCCTTGCGGTCAATTATCTCGCAGGCGGGCCAAGTCTTGCGAACCCTGGACGGTGACGTTGACCAGTCAGGATTTTCAATCCGCCGCTGGATGGAGGACGACAATGACCGGTCGTGGTTGTTCTTTTCAGTACGCAACGATCAGCTCCCGCTGCTAAAAGGTTTGTACAGTTATCTTCTTGAGACGGCGATCAGTTGCCACCTGTCCATGTCATCGAATCTGGATCGCCGGATTGTCTATTATCTCGACGAATTTTCCACCCTTCCGCCCATGCCGAGCTTGCTCCAGCTCGCCGCGCTCGGGCGCAAATTTGGATCGGTGATGCAGCTTGGTTTTCAGAGTATGAGCCAACTGCGTAGCTGCTACGGTAGGGAAGATGCGCAGTCACTTTTAAGCTGTCTTGGCACGTGGACAATCCTACGATCGAATGATAGCGAGACCGCGGAACAGTTGAGCCGCATGGTCGGTCAACAGGAAATTTTGCGGACAAATATTTCCAGTGCCCACGGCGAAAAAGGGAGCAGCGAAAACCGCAGCCAGCAGGTCACGCAGACGCAGATTTTGCTGCCGAGCCAGATTCAAAATTTCGCCGATCTTCATGGCGTTTTAAAAATTCGTGGTGACTTCCCTCTGTGCGCGATCCAGCTGCGTCGCGTTGACTTTCCGGCAGTGACCGAGCCCTTCATCGCGAAGAAAAAGGCGGCTGCATTTGCTGCCGCGGATTGA
- a CDS encoding site-specific integrase, with protein sequence MKGKLSDLTVFLSDFSLQQFRKLHELTGNSEWCFPAKNKDGHVCTKSLTKQIGDRQSRFRLGRDGQPRQPMKNRRNDDTLVLAGGKNGGWTPHDLRRTGATMMQSLGVEMHIIDRCQNHVLEGSKVRRHYLHHTYSDDMRAAWQKLGKRLAAILRKK encoded by the coding sequence GTGAAGGGGAAACTGTCGGATTTGACTGTCTTTTTATCTGATTTTTCATTACAGCAGTTTCGCAAATTGCACGAACTGACGGGTAACAGCGAGTGGTGTTTCCCGGCAAAAAATAAAGACGGACATGTTTGTACCAAGTCGCTGACTAAGCAAATCGGCGACAGGCAAAGCCGGTTCCGACTGGGGCGCGACGGTCAGCCGCGGCAGCCGATGAAAAACCGCAGGAATGACGATACGTTGGTATTGGCGGGGGGCAAAAATGGAGGCTGGACACCACACGATTTGCGCCGCACCGGAGCGACGATGATGCAAAGTTTGGGAGTGGAGATGCACATAATCGACAGATGCCAAAACCACGTTTTGGAGGGCAGCAAGGTTCGCCGGCATTACCTCCACCACACGTACTCAGATGACATGCGCGCCGCCTGGCAAAAACTTGGTAAAAGGCTAGCTGCGATATTGAGAAAAAAGTAA
- a CDS encoding tyrosine-type recombinase/integrase, which yields MQREKKEKAAAAKKEKENKKKEQAENLTVEDLFSEWIENGVRRQDDNVELVRSFGADVIPQIGRKKIKELSEADLRNVLRRMVGRGVNRSAVVMRNNLVQMFGWGEKRQPWRRLMVDGNPADLLEIEKIVDKDYDFDNVRDRILSDSEIRELRDIFQRMEGEYAAAPDRRATAQPFTRTSQHAVWLMLATLCRVGELSMARWENVDFEKKEWFIPRKKCEGETVGFDCLFI from the coding sequence ATGCAGCGGGAAAAAAAGGAAAAAGCTGCGGCAGCAAAAAAAGAAAAGGAAAATAAAAAGAAGGAGCAGGCGGAAAATCTGACGGTCGAGGATTTGTTTTCAGAATGGATAGAAAACGGCGTGCGGCGGCAGGACGATAATGTCGAACTGGTGCGCAGTTTCGGCGCGGATGTTATTCCGCAGATCGGTCGAAAAAAGATAAAGGAATTGTCAGAGGCGGACTTGCGGAACGTGCTTCGGCGCATGGTCGGCAGAGGGGTAAACCGATCCGCGGTTGTGATGAGAAACAACTTGGTGCAGATGTTTGGCTGGGGAGAGAAACGCCAACCGTGGCGGCGGTTGATGGTGGATGGTAATCCTGCTGATCTCCTGGAAATTGAAAAGATTGTGGACAAAGATTACGACTTTGATAACGTCCGAGATCGCATCCTGTCTGACAGCGAAATCCGCGAGTTGAGAGACATTTTTCAGCGGATGGAAGGGGAGTATGCAGCGGCCCCCGACAGACGTGCTACAGCACAGCCTTTTACGCGCACTTCGCAACACGCTGTCTGGCTCATGCTGGCAACACTTTGCCGCGTGGGCGAGCTTTCAATGGCGCGCTGGGAGAATGTTGATTTTGAAAAAAAAGAATGGTTTATTCCTCGGAAAAAATGTGAAGGGGAAACTGTCGGATTTGACTGTCTTTTTATCTGA